Genomic window (Sediminispirochaeta smaragdinae DSM 11293):
CTGGGCCCCGAGACGGTGGACCTCATGATACGCGAAGGTTTCGTCAGTGAGCCTGCCGATCTTTACCGTTTCGATTATGAGAGACTGCTCCCCTATCCGGGCTTCGGCGAAAAAAAGATCGAGGCGATAAGACGGGGGCTTGAGAAAAGTCTTACGCGCCCCTTTCATACGGTCCTTGCCTCCGTCGGAATCCCGGAAATGGGGAAAAAGGTTATCGAGCTGCTCATCTCCGCCGGTTTTCGTTCCATGAAAGCTATCTATGCCCTTGTGGACCAAAAAAATCGCGATGCCTTGATTGCGGTAAAGGGTATAGGTGAAAAGACCGTGGATACAATCTTTGAAGAGCTCGGTCGCGAGGCTGTACGCAAACGGATCAATGAACTTGCAGAGGTGGGCCTGGCAATGGAGGAAGAAGAGAAACTCTCCATTGCCTCCGAACAGCTTATCTTCGCCGGGCAGAGTTGGTGTGTCACCGGGAGTTTTCAGCACTTCAATCCCAGGGGTAAGGCTATGGAACTGGTCTCCCGTTTCGGAGGATCGGTGGTAAGTTCGGTCTCGGGGAAGACAAGCCACCTCCTCGCCGGAGAAGGGGGGGGCAGCAAGTTGACAAAGGCAAGAAGCCTTGGAGTGGAGGTCCTCTCCGAGGAGGAGTTCCTCGACTTGCTCGCTTCCGCCGGGATCGAAATTCCTTCTGCCGATGCTTCGGGAAAGGGGGCTTCGTGATGGGACAGCCCATCGGTGAAGACGAGCGCTCCGCCGCCGAACTGCTTCAAAGCAGAGGCTGGGGAGTCGAGGCTCCCATGCAGTTTCGTTCCGACATGGAGGAAGCTTTTTTCTCTCTTTGGCGCCGGGTCGAACCCTTTACCATGACCAGCCTTGAACGGGGGTACGCCCTCTATCGCAGTGTCCTTCACCTTTTGAATCGAAAACTTCCCGGTTCTTTCATCGAGTGTGGGGTTTGGAAGGGGGGATCTGCCCTCCTGATGGCCCTGACCATTCTTGCGGAGGGGGCTAGGCCGAGGGATATCTATCTGTTTGATACCTTTCGGGGCATGCCCGAACCGGGAGAAGAGGATAAGATCGCCTGGAGCGGCGAGTCTGTTAAAGGGCGATGGAAGCGACAGGACTTTGCCGACTGGGCAGTAGGCAGGAAGGAGGTAGCCGAACGTATTCTTTCCATAGGCTATCCCCCGCAACGGCTCCATCTTGTTGAGGGGGACGTCGAAGAAACCCTTCCCCCCTTTTCCCATGAAGCGGGCCCCGTCGCCTTACTTCGTCTCGATACCGATTGGTATGCATCTACCCGAGTGGAGCTCGAAGTGCTTTATCCCCGTCTACAACGGGGAGGGGTTCTCATTATCGATGATTACGGCCACTTTACCGGTGCCCGAAAGGCTGTGGACGACTATTTTGGAGGAAGGGAAGATGCCCCTCTTCTTTCCCGTGTCGATTATACCGGCAGGGTAGGGGTAAAACCCTGATATGCCTTCCAAAAAGGACGATGTCTACCGATTTTTTCTCGGCCTGATGTAACTGTGCAGTTGTTCATTACTCCTCCCGCTTAAGGCAGCGATGAGAAGCTCGATGCTTTTCCGATAGTCGGGATATCGCAGCCCCAACCTCGATACGTAACGTCGTTCATTCTCGACCCGCTTTTGTTTCTCCCTTCCCAGTAAACCGAAAAGAAAGCGGTAGTTTTCTTCTTCCAGGAAAAGAGCGACGATGGCAAGTTCCCGATCCGAACGACGCATCAAGCGATTGGATGATTCTGTAGCGGATAGGGAATGCAGGAGCGAGATGAGCCTTGCTTCGGGGCTTTGCCCTTGGGGCCGCTTTACGGGATGATCCATATTCCCCCACCGGCACTGTAGTCCCACTCTCCCGATTCGGGATTCCACTCGATGCCTGAAGCAAGAGAGATTGTGGTAATGCTGTTTGGCAACAGCCAGTGCAATTCGAGCCCCGAGGAGATGGGCCATGCCGCTGCAACCCCTTTCTCAAGGCTCTTGCTTCGTATCGCCGTGGAAAAGGCAAGGCTAAAGGGACCTGCATCCAGCAGAATGGCCCCCCTTCCATAGGCCCAGGCCGTCACCCTCCCTTCGCTTTCTTCTTCCTCATCACCAATCCGTTCGGTGCTGACCATAAGTTCGGGAGCCAGAGCCACGCGTATCGGGGATAGGGAGAGCGAAAAGGGGAGGCTCAGGGATATACCGGTAAAATTGGTACAAGGATCGATCGAACTGTTGTGGAAATATCCCCCCTTCACCAGAGCGGCTGCCTCCGGAACTACGTTCCCTTCACCTTGGAAAAGGGTTTTTGACCACGAAAGGCTTCCGAAAGGAATATCGCTCCCCGGATTACGGGCGATCATACCGCCGGAGATGACTATCTCCTCTCCCTTTTTTCGTGCATATC
Coding sequences:
- a CDS encoding TylF/MycF/NovP-related O-methyltransferase, coding for MGQPIGEDERSAAELLQSRGWGVEAPMQFRSDMEEAFFSLWRRVEPFTMTSLERGYALYRSVLHLLNRKLPGSFIECGVWKGGSALLMALTILAEGARPRDIYLFDTFRGMPEPGEEDKIAWSGESVKGRWKRQDFADWAVGRKEVAERILSIGYPPQRLHLVEGDVEETLPPFSHEAGPVALLRLDTDWYASTRVELEVLYPRLQRGGVLIIDDYGHFTGARKAVDDYFGGREDAPLLSRVDYTGRVGVKP